One Balaenoptera ricei isolate mBalRic1 chromosome 16, mBalRic1.hap2, whole genome shotgun sequence genomic window carries:
- the ZNF518A gene encoding zinc finger protein 518A, protein MPSEQKHLFFDEKQNTLKGDYDVKNEIVDTIRSVLKPKISESSFHYELKNVKIVLPKINIPNEVLLKHEVDKYRKLFQHKPQTARKSISIKTVSCVEECMLLHKSERVEEGIKMSAKILNFNCLKCRDSTRYSPNDLQKHFQMWHRGELPSYPCEMCSFSANDFQVFKQHRRTHRITLVKCDICNNENLYTLLDLTKHFSSTHCVNGNFQCEKCEFSTQDVGTFVQHIHRHNEILYRCGKCHYICLTKGELQKHLHIHSGTFPFTCQYCSYGATRREHLVRHVITLHKEHLYAKEKLEKDKYEKRMAKTSAGLKLILKRYKIGASRKTFWKRKKINNGSDRSIEKNTQVLKKVNKTQAKSEDQSHLVQEHLNEEKDERLYCENNDKPAESESEKPTLLSTGQCNGAEEGSNSTSGFLKTAVQGPTVLMVKNNRITIPANYSAKFMGFKMVDGKQHIVIKLLPTNKQNLYSPGSQSGAVRDSTAILQPQTLDTTAFLTGVTTELNDTVYMKAATPFSSSSPILSGKVTSEKEMALLSQTSNMLPTMDDEKSVSPLPITSELITASVNLTTKVETRENVDLWGSHITHCHPEVSGSAMKSPDKVTCTTKPNSYNSGDMHNYCINYVNSELPVESSNQGSLPFHNYSKVNNSNKRRRFSGTAVCENPQRESSSSKTVVQQPISESVLSLVRKESSNPDSLLASISHLNTKDGTLKTQSEIEEQCVLEKGQNIDGQNLYTNENQNLESMTEKPKWDDVSSVESPMMPRITSVFSLQSQQASELLPPEINQLLQDVLKAKPDVKQDSSNTPDKDLPLHCDQSFQKHEGEDKIVESSKDLKVQGFFPIPSGNMGINVATNDLNFKCSGKEKHMLSMSQDVRDSEKTPRISGFGTLPKTQSDAIITQQLVKDKLRATTQNIGSLYVQSPLVNSEPKKAIFVQTPKGFFVPLHIANKPGLHVSGRPLPLVNTQGVPASLLLNKKPGMILTFNNGKLEGVSAVKTENAQACGTTNKEPCRTPFLKVEPNSNCLTPALCSSIGSCLSMKSSSENTLSLKGPYIIKTPASSSVKGVPAPNIISEHQGTKLNISDSVKQQNKIFPKPPLYTLLPDGKQAVFLKCVMPNKTELLKSKLVPNSTYYKNIQPKKPEGTPQKILLKIFNPVLNVTAANNLSVNNSASSLQKDNVPSNQTIGGEQKEPESSRDALPLLLDDMMPANEIVITSTATCPESSEEPIGITNHSEARVLRCKTNCTIERNFNKKKTSKKKCSRIKTHERSKDSETSFVSRNRNCKRKCRDSYQEPPRKKALHRKCKEKAKPEDVHESFGFIRPRLSKDSVRTLRLFPFSSKQLVKCPRRNQPVVVLNHPDADAPEVVNVMKTIAKFNGRVLKVSLSKRTISALLKPVCYNPSKTTYDDFPKRHKTFKPVSSVKERFVLKLTLKKTSKNNYQIVKTTSENVLKAKFNCWFCGRVFDNQDAWAGHGQRHLMEATRDWNMLE, encoded by the coding sequence ATGCCATCTGaacagaaacatttattttttgatgaaaaACAGAATACTTTAAAAGGAGATTATGATGTGAAAAATGAGATAGTTGATACTATCAGATCAGTACTTAAACCAAAAATTTCAGAAAGTAGTTTTCATTATGAactaaaaaatgtgaaaattgtTTTGCCGAAGATAAATATTCCAAATGAGGTCCTATTGAAACATGAAGTTgacaaatacagaaaattatttcAGCATAAACCACAGACTGCAAGAAAATCTATCAGTATAAAGACTGTAAGCTGTGTAGAGGAGTGTATGTTACTCCATAAGTCTGAGAGAGTTGAAGAAGGTATAAAAATGTCtgcaaaaatactcaacttcAACTGTTTGAAGTGCCGAGATAGTACTCGGTATAGCCCAAATGATTTGCAGAAACACTTCCAAATGTGGCACCGTGGTGAATTACCTTCATATCCTTGTGAAATGTGCAGTTTTTCAGCAAATGACTTCCAGGTATTCAAACAACACAGACGAACCCATAGAATTACTTTAGTAAAATGTGACATTTGTAACAATGAGAATTTATATACTTTATTAGACTTGACAAAGCATTTTTCATCCACACATTGTGTAAATGGTAATTTTCAATGTGAAAAGTGTGAATTCTCCACCCAGGATGTTGGCACATTTGTTCAGCACATACATAGACATAACGAAATCCTTTATAGATGTGGTAAATGCCATTATATATGTTTAACCAAAGGAGAGCTTCAGAAGCACCTTCATATTCACTCTGGTACGTTTCCCTTCACTTGTCAATATTGTAGCTATGGTGCTACCAGGAGAGAGCACCTTGTAAGACATGTTATAACTTTGCACAAAGAACATTTATATGcgaaagaaaaactggaaaaagacaaatatgaaaAAAGGATGGCAAAGACTTCAGCAGGACTTAAACTAATattgaaaagatataaaataggtGCATCAAGGAAGACATTCTGGAAACGTAAGAAAATCAACAATGGAAGTGACAGAAGTATAGAAAAAAACACTCAAGTGCTTAAAAAAGTGAACAAAACACAGGCTAAATCTGAAGACCAGAGCCATCTTGTTCAGGAacatttaaatgaagaaaaagatgaaagactATACTGTGAGAATAATGATAAACCTGCTGAGTCAGAGTCAGAAAAGCCAACTCTTCTGTCCACTGGGCAATGTAATGGAGCTGAAGAGGGATCAAATTCTACTTCAGGTTTCTTGAAGACTGCTGTACAAGGACCTACGGTGTTAAtggtaaaaaataatagaataacaATTCCTGCTAACTACAGTGCTAAGTTTATGGGCTTTAAGATGGTGGATGGAAAACAACATATTGTAATAAAACTGTTGCCTACCAATAAACAGAATTTATATTCACCAGGCTCACAGTCAGGTGCTGTAAGGGACAGTACTGCAATTTTGCAGCCCcagactttggacactactgcatTTTTAACAGGAGTAACAACTGAGTTAAATGACACAGTTTACATGAAAGCAGCTACTCCATTTTCATCTTCATCTCCTATACTTTCAGGGAAGGtaacttcagaaaaagaaatggctTTACTATCTCAAACAAGTAATATGCTTCCAACTATGGATGATGAAAAAAGTGTTTCTCCTTTGCCAATAACATCAGAATTGATTACAGCATCGGTGAATTTGACCACAAAAGTAGAAACAAGAGAGAATGTTGACTTATGGGGAAGTCATATTACTCATTGTCACCCTGAGGTATCAGGTAGTGCCATGAAAAGTCCAGATAAAGTCACCTGTACTACCAAACCGAATTCATACAACAGTGGAGATATGCATAACTATTGCATTAATTATGTCAACTCTGAGTTACCTGTTGAATCTTCCAACCAAGGGTCATTACCTTTTCATAATTACTCAAAAGTGAATAATTCTAATAAACGTCGTAGGTTTTCAGGGACAGCAGTGTGTGAAAACCCTCAAAGAGAATCTTCATCAAGCAAGACAGTAGTTCAACAACCAATAAGTGAGTCAGTTTTATCACTAGTGAGGAAGGAGAGCTCAAACCCAGATAGCCTTTTAGCATCTATTAGTCATTTAAATACTAAAGATGGAACTTTAAAAACACAATCTGAAATTGAAGAACAGTGTGTTTTAGAAAAAGGACAAAACATTGATGGACAGaatctatacactaatgaaaatCAGAATTTAGAGAGCATGACTGAAAAGCCTAAATGGGATGACGTTTCTAGTGTTGAGTCACCTATGATGCCTAGAATTacatctgttttctctctccagaGCCAACAGGCGTCAGAACTTTTGCCACCTGAAATAAACCAGTTACTTCAAGATGTATTAAAAGCAAAACCTGATGTAAAACAAGACTCTAGTAACACTCCAGATAAAGACCTGCCGCTTCATTGTGACCAGTCATTTCAGAAACATGAGGGAGAAGACAAAATAGTTGAATCTTCAAAAGACTTGAAAGTACAAGGCTTCTTTCCGATTCCATCTGGTAATATGGGGATTAATGTGGCTACAAATGATCTGAATTTCAAATGtagtggaaaagaaaagcacaTGTTGTCAATGTCACAAGATGTGAGAGATTCAGAGAAGACCCCTAGAATTTCTGGTTTTGGCACATTACCTAAGACTCAGTCAGATGCAATAATTACACAGCAGCTTGTAAAAGACAAACTACGAGCCACTACGCAAAATATAGGTTCTTTATATGTGCAGAGTCCACTTGTAAATTCAGAACCAAAAAAGGCGATCTTTGTTCAGACTCCAAAAGGCTTTTTTGTACCATTGCACATTGCTAACAAACCTGGATTACATGTTTCAGGAAGACCACTTCCATTGGTTAATACACAAGGtgtccctgcctctctccttttAAACAAGAAACCTGGGatgattttaacatttaataatGGGAAACTTGAAGGTGTTTCTGCTGTCAAAACTGAGAATGCTCAAGCTTGTGGAACTACAAATAAGGAGCCTTGCAGAACaccttttttaaaagtagaaccaAACAGTAATTGTCTAACCCCTGCACTTTGTTCCAGCATTGGCAGCTGTTTGAGCATGAAAAGTAGCTCAGAAAATACTTTGTCATTAAAAGGCCCTTACATTATTAAAACGCCAGCAAGTTCTTCAGTGAAAGGTGTTCCTGCTCCTAATATAATATCTGAGCATCAGGGCACTAAGTTGAATATCTCGGATTCAGTAAAACAGCAGAACAAGATTTTTCCAAAACCACCTCTTTACACCCTTTTGCCTGATGGCAAAcaagctgtttttttaaagtgtgtgatGCCAAATAAGACTGAGCTGCTTAAGTCTAAATTAGTCCCGAATAGtacttattataaaaatatacagcCAAAGAAACCTGAAGGAACACCACAAAAAATACTGCTGAAAATTTTTAACCCTGTTTTAAATGTGACTGCTGCTAATAATCTGTCAGTAAACAACTCTGCATCCTCACTGCAGAAAGACAATGTACCATCTAATCAGACTATAGGAGGAGAGCAGAAAGAGCCAGAATCTTCTAGAGATGCCTTACCCTTATTACTAGATGATATGATGCCAGCAAATGAAATTGTGATAACTTCTACTGCAACATGCCCAGAATCTTCTGAGGAACCAATAGGTATCACTAACCATTCAGAGGCCAGGGTATTAAGGTGTAAAACAAATTGTACAATTGAGAGAaacttcaataagaaaaagacttcGAAAAAGAAATGTTCAAGAATAAAAACTCATGAAAGAAGTAAAGATTCTGAAACTTCCTTTGTATCTAGAAACAGAAACTGTAAACGCAAGTGTAGGGATAGTTACCAAGAACCTCCAAGAAAAAAAGCATTACACAGAAAgtgtaaagaaaaagcaaagcctGAAGATGTCCATGAATCGTTCGGATTCATCAGACCCAGGCTTTCAAAAGATTCAGTCAGAACTTTGCGGCTTTTCCCCTTCAGTTCCAAACAGCTTGTGAAATGTCCTAGGAGAAACCAACCAGTTGTAGTTTTGAATCATCCTGATGCAGATGCCCCAGAAGTagtaaatgtaatgaaaactatTGCTAAATTTAATGGACGTGTACTTAAGGTTTCATTGTCAAAAAGAACTATCAGTGCTTTACTGAAACCAGTTTGTTATAACCCTTCTAAAACAACTTACGATGATTTTCCCAAGAGGCACAAAACATTTAAACCTGTTAGTTCTGTGAAAGAAAGATTTGTGCTAAAATTAACTCtcaaaaagacaagcaaaaacAATTACCAGATTGTGAAAACTACCTCTGAAAATGTTCTGAAGGCTAAATTTAACTGTTGGTTTTGTGGTAGAGTATTTGACAATCAGGATGCTTGGGCTGGTCATGGTCAGAGACATTTAATGGAAGCTACTCGTGATTGGAACATGTTAGAATAA